From the genome of Strigops habroptila isolate Jane chromosome 17, bStrHab1.2.pri, whole genome shotgun sequence, one region includes:
- the BCL9L gene encoding B-cell CLL/lymphoma 9-like protein, with protein sequence MHPDNKLPSHGKAGSSSAPAQHHNVSQAPPCNLGSKGVGAGSHGSKATQISPGNSGLKTSQNTVPNFSSLKGKVKRERSISVDSGEQREASTPSQDTESKGEVAPRSKRRCVLERKQPYSGDEWCSGPDSEEDDKPISSAHNCNVADPAMSTASQLGPGSNPLPNLNETSSSSVPHGAAPGLRSDAAGAGAGKAPSQFVYVFTTHLANTAAEAVLQGRADSILAYHQQNVPRAKLDQAPAPKVLGVAEPLPINPPAANTPQAQPPAAPQASQPQPAPPQPPPQTISQTPLPAPNSLPQEGTSEDVRRDLTPNSLGNNGGSNQPGSNHPNTPTASATTVQPGQVDSSTTSGSSLLGEGPGPGMPGNGQAGLGPRNPMNSEGLSKEQLEHRERSLQTLRDIERLLLRSGETEPFMKSSQNTGEGGTAPQPQAAPAQPPAPPTGMKKYEEPLQSMISQTQSLGGPSLEHEVPHHPGADMGQQMNMMMQRLNQDSLTPEQVAWRKLQEEYYEEKRRKEEQISIHGRPMQEIMIPQSMGSMMMRGPPPPYHSKPGEQWPPGMGSQLRGPIDVQDPMQLRGGPPFPGPRFPGNQMQRVSGFGGMQNMPLDALGPMNAMQRPVRPGMGWSDDMPPMGGPGNFPQGTLPYPAGQGDPERFMNPRAREEMLRHQLMEKRPVAMQRPMGMSGNAMNQGMEMERMIQAHRQMDPSMFAGQITGDSLSSAPMGMDFAGTRGMLSPTMSQSGLRDMDAPMGPSNLNMNMNVNMNMNMNLNVQMTPQQQMMMSQKMRGPDMMAHQGMSPEELARARAQSGNGSAMLGGPQKMMIPSQFPNQGQQGFSSGQGPYPNMPQEMGSGSDMFSPEQGTMPIGSISSTTRLSHIPLPPASNPAPTQGGNLANMHPAPSRGLGRRPSDLSINISQMNSPSMGHLKSPTLSQVHSPLVTSPSANLKSPQTPSQMVSMPPSNQSGPLKSPQVMSSSLNVRSPTGSPSRLKSPSMAVPSPGWVPSPKATMPSPGVNQSKQTLSVNSSTSMGGLDQGSLPSGPRSSSSAPASNTSSTMNPNMPFTSSPDPSPSQNPLSLMMSQMSKYAMPSSTPLYHNAIKTIATSDDELLPDRPMLPPGSMSGVTGNQPNQLHLNSVGPGSSQSPMGMNLPGQQPLSHEPPPTSMMSSPNPLGSNIPMHPSAPGASVPPQNPMMLPPGPQDSMNQQCGPVPNSSQMIPSNQLVFPRMQQPHNAMPSPAGGMPMAPGGGGGPGMQQHYPPGMPLPPEDLPSQQPGQMPPQQHMMGKNIPPRIGEPYPAVLPGVASVLNDPELSEVIRPTPTGIPEFDLSRIIPSEKPSSTLQYFPKSDSQAPKSQPSNLHLMNLQNMMAEQAPVRPGMNAPSLPGQQGVQRGLGMPMCHPGQVPMLGRTGIPPQQGMMGNSMHQGMMSPQQSLMAQQNFMLMQAKQRSMSVSGEMYAQTGHMMSPQGSLMGPPPQQNLMVTHQMRQRSVSLDSQMSYIPGPGNMANLPF encoded by the exons ATGCACCCTGACAACAAACTGCCCAGCCATggcaaggcaggcagcagcagtgccccGGCCCAGCACCACAACGTGAGCCAAGCACCCCCCTGCAACCTGGGCTCTAAGGGTGTGGGGGCAGGCAGTCATGGCAGCAAGGCTACTCAAATCTCCCCTGGCAACTCTGGACTGAAAACCAGCCAGAACACTGTCCCAAACTTCAGCTCTTTGAAGGGCAAGGTGAAACGGGAACGAAGCATCTCGGTGGACTCTGGAGAACAGCGAGAAGCCAGCACCCCTTCACAGGACACGGAATCAAAAG GTGAGGTGGCTCCCCGTAGCAAGCGACGGTGTGTGCTGGAAAGGAAGCAGCCATACAGTGGGGACGAATGGTGCTCTGGGCCGGACAGTGAGGAAGACGACAAGCCCATCAGCAGTGCACACA ATTGTAATGTAGCAGATCCTGCGATGTCCACGGCCTCACAGCTTGGCCCAGGGTCCAACCCGCTGCCGAACCTGAATGAGACCAGCTCCTCCAGCGTGCCTCATGGTGCTGCCCCCGGCTTGCGGTCTGATGCTGCAGGCGCCGGGGCAGGAAAGGCGCCCTCACAGTTTGTTTACGTCTTCACAACACATCTTGCTAACAC agctgcagaagctgtcCTGCAGGGCCGAGCTGACTCCATTCTGGCCTACCATCAGCAGAATGTCCCGCGGGCAAAGCTAGACCAG GCACCAGCTCCTAAAGTGCTGGGGGTTGCTGAGCCGCTTCCGATTAACCCTCCTGCTGCCAACACTCCACAGGCTCAGCCGCCGGCGGCACCTCAAGCGAGTCAGCCGCAGCCCGCCCCGCCACAGCCCCCACCTCAGACCATCAGTCAGACACCTTTGCCTGCACCCAACAGCCTGCCCCAGGAAGGGACAAGTGAAGATGTCCGGAGAGATCTGACTCCCAACTCTCTGGGGAACAATGGTGGCAGCAACCAGCCTGGAAGCAACCACCCAAACACACCCACCGCATCTGCCACCACCGTGCAGCCTGGGCAGGTGGACTCCTCCACCACatctggctccagcctcctcgGGGAGGGCCCAGGCCCAGGGATGCCGGGGAACGGGCAGGCAGGTCTGGGCCCCAGGAACCCCATGAACTCGGAGGGGCTCTCgaaggagcagctggagcaccGAGAGCGTTCTCTGCAGACCCTGCGGGACATTGAGCGCCTGCTGCTGCGCAGTGGGGAGACCGAGCCCTTCATGAAGTCCAGCCAGAACACGGGTGAGGGTGGGACTGCCCCTCAGCCACAggctgcccctgcccagccccctgcaccccccacCGGCATGAAGAAGTATGAGGAGCCTCTGCAGTCCATGATCTCCCAGACCCAGAGCCTCGGTGGGCCCAGCCTGGAACACGAGGTGCCCCACCATCCAGGCGCTGACATGGGGCAGCAGATGAACATGATGATGCAGCGGCTGAACCAGGACAGCTTGACACCGGAGCAAGTGGCAtggaggaagctgcaggaggagtACTATGAGGAAAAGCGACGGAAAGAGGAGCAGATCAGCATCCACGGCCGGCCTATGCAAGAGATCATGATCCCGCAGTCGATGGGGAGCATGATGATGCGTGGGCCCCCGCCACCCTACCACAGCAAGCCTGGAGAGCAGTGGCCGCCAGGAATGGGAAGCCAGCTGCGGGGACCCATAGACGTGCAGGACCCAATGCAGCTGCGGGGAGGGCCACCCTTCCCAGGGCCACGGTTCCCTGGAAATCAAATGCAGAGAGTCTCTGGCTTCGGAGGGATGCAAAACATGCCCTTGGATGCTCTTGGGCCCATGAATGCCATGCAGAGGCCAGTCAGGCCCGGCATGGGATGGAGCGATGATATGCCTCCTATGGGAGGCCCTGGGAACTTTCCGCAAGGCACCCTGCCATatccagcagggcagggggaccCCGAAAGGTTCATGAATCCCCGTGCTAGGGAGGAGATGCTGCGGCATCAGCTGATGGAGAAACGCCCGGTGGCGATGCAGAGGCCCATGGGGATGTCCGGCAACGCCATGAACCAGGGCATGGAAATGGAGAGGATGATCCAGGCTCACCGGCAGATGGATCCGTCCATGTTTGCTGGGCAGATAACAGGGGACAGCCTGAGCAGTGCCCCGATGGGGATGGATTTTGCAGGCACGCGGGGCATGCTGAGCCCCACTATGAGTCAGTCGGGCCTTCGGGACATGGACGCGCCCATGGGCCCCAGTAACCTCAACATGAACATGAATGTCAACATGAACATGAACATGAACCTCAATGTCCAGATGACCCCGCAGCAACAGATGATGATGTCACAGAAGATGAGGGGCCCCGACATGATGGCCCACCAGGGCATGAGCCCTGAGGAGCTGGCCAGGGCCCGGGCTCAGAGTGGCAATGGCAGTGCAATGCTGGGGGGACCTCAGAAAATGATGATTCCTTCCCAGTTCCCCAACCAAGGACAGCAAGGCTTCTCAAGCGGGCAAGGGCCTTACCCCAACATGCCCCAGGAGATGGGCAGTGGCTCGGACATGTTCAGCCCTGAGCAGGGCACCATGCCCATTGGGAGCATCAGCAGCACCACCAGGCTCAGCCAcatccctctgcctccagcctcCAATCCCGCTCCCACACAAGGGGGGAACCTGGCCAACATGCACCCAGCCCCTTCCCGGGGGCTGGGCCGCCGGCCCTCTGACCTCAGCATCAACATCAGCCAGATGAACTCCCCCAGCATGGGTCACCTCAAGTCTCCCACCCTCAGCCAGGTGCACTCACCACTGGTCACCTCCCCCTCTGCCAACCTCAAGTCCCCACAGACACCCTCGCAGATGGTCAGCATGCCACCTTCAAACCAGTCTGGACCCCTCAAGTCCCCCCAAGTGATGAGCTCCTCCCTGAACGTCCGGTCTCCAACTGGCTCACCAAGCCGCCTGAAGTCCCCTTCCATGGCTGTTCCTTCCCCTGGTTGGGTGCCGTCTCCCAAAGCCACCATGCCCAGCCCAGGAGTCAACCAGAGCAAGCAGACTCTCAGCGTGAACTCGTCTACTTCCATGGGAGGACTGGATCAGG GTTCACTCCCTTCTGGGCCTCGGAGCAGCTCTTCCGCACCAGCCAGTAACACCTCTAGCACCATGAACCCCAACATGCCTTTTACTTCCTCTCCAGATCCATCCCCCTCCCAGAACCCCCTCTCACTGATGATGTCCCAGATGTCCAAGTATGCCATGCCCAGCTCCACACCACTTTACCACAATGCCATCAAAACCATCGCCACCTCTGATGATGAGCTGCTGCCAGACAGGCCTATGCTTCCACCTGGAAGCATGTCAG GTGTGACAGGGAACCAGCCAAATCAACTGCACTTGAACTCTGTGGGGCCTGGATCCTCTCAGAGCCCCATGGGAATGAACCTGCCTGGTCAGCAACCCCTCTCCCATGAGCCACCCCCCACCTCCATGATGTCCTCCCCGAACCCCCTGGGCTCCAACATTCCTATGCACCCGAGCGCACCAGGGGCGAGCGTGCCTCCCCAGAACCCCATGATGCTGCCCCCAGGGCCCCAGGACTCGATGAACCAGCAGTGCGGCCCTGTGCCCAACAGTTCGCAGATGATCCCTTCCAACCAGCTTGTGTTCCCCCGCATGCAGCAGCCCCACAATGCCATGCCATCTCCCGCCGGGGGCATGCCCATGGCCCCCGGTGGCGGAGGTGGCCCCGGGATGCAGCAGCATTACCCGCCGGGGATGCCCTTGCCACCTGAGGACCTGCCCTCCCAGCAGCCTGGCCAGATGCCCCCTCAGCAGCACATGATGGGGAAGAACATCCCTCCTCGGATCGGCGAGCCCTACCCGGCCGTGCTTCCCGGGGTGGCATCGGTGCTGAACGACCCTGAGCTCAGCGAGGTGATCCGCCCCACACCCACCGGCATCCCCGAGTTTGACCTGTCCAGGATCATCCCATCAGAGAAGCCAAGCAGCACCTTGCAGTATTTCCCCAAGAGCGACAGCCAAGCGCCCAAATCGCAGCCTTCCAACCTCCACCTCATGAACCTGCAGAACATGATGGCTGAGCAGGCCCCGGTGCGGCCAGGTATGAATGCCcccagcctccctgggcagcagggCGTACAGAGGGGACTCGGCATGCCCATGTGTCACCCTGGACAAGTGCCCATGCTGGGCAGGACAGGCATACCACCCCAGCAAGGCATGATGGGCAACAGCATGCACCAGGGCATGATGTCTCCGCAGCAGAGCCTGATGGCCCAGCAGAATTTCATGCTGATGCAGGCCAAGCAGAGGAGCATGTCTGTGTCAGGGGAGATGTATGCCCAGACAGGACACATGATGTCACCTCAGGGCTCCCTCATGGGGCCCCCGCCTCAGCAGAACCTCATGGTCACGCACCAGATGAGGCAGAGGAGTGTGTCCCTGGACAGCCAGATGAGTTACATCCCTGGGCCCGGGAACATGGCAAACCTGCCTTTCTAA